In a single window of the Zea mays cultivar B73 chromosome 5, Zm-B73-REFERENCE-NAM-5.0, whole genome shotgun sequence genome:
- the LOC118472092 gene encoding histone-binding protein N1/N2-like: MKALSMLEHLVEPDHRRVVELNFRICLVCELVSKIGDAISYCAKAISLCKSRIQNLKSSKDALLSGIDGGDASAAEAEGGSEKSTVEKELEQLTSILPDLEKKLEDLSEANPSADMDEMVKAIVSRVTEVMPKAASFTSSQIATSSNGFDSSVMSTTATTGSSGSTVTDLGVVGRGVKRASIKPISAEPAAKKPALDSPSLQGDSSINSEVVPATQTDESS; this comes from the exons ATGAAAGCTTTATCCATGTTGGAGCATTTGGTTGAGCCTGACCATCGTCGAGTTGTGGAATT AAACTTCCGCATTTGTTTGGTTTGTGAACTAGTTTCCAAGATCGGAGATGCAATTTCATACTGTGCAAAAGCAATTTCGCTATGCAAGTCACGCATACAGAACCTGAAAAGTTCCAAGGATGCTTTGTTGTCTGGTATAGATGGTGGTGATGCATCTGCTGCTGAAGCTGAAGGAGGCTCAGAAAAATCTACCGTTGAAAAAGAGCTAGAGCAGCTTACTAGCATATTGCCTGATCTTGAGAAGAAG CTTGAGGACCTGTCTGAAGCAAACCCAAGCGCTGACATGGATGAGATGGTGAAGGCAATTGTGTCCAGGGTAACTGAAGTGATGCCAAAAGCTGCATCTTTTACTTCTTCCCAAATAGCAACATCAAGCAATGGATTCGACTCCTCGGTTATGTCTACGACAGCGACAACTGGAAGCTCTGGAAGCACTGTGACTGACCTTGGGGTTGTAGGCAGAGGTGTCAAACGAGCTAGCATCAAGCCGATCTCTGCCGAACCTGCTGCTAAGAAACCTGCACTTGATTCACCATCTCTCCAAGGTGACAGCAGCATCAACTCTGAGGTTGTCCCTGCGACGCAGACTGATGAATCCAGCTAA